In a single window of the Syntrophales bacterium genome:
- a CDS encoding cytochrome c biogenesis protein CcdA, which produces MLTPFFLTINDWITSATYLAALGCFLWGMVSVLFSPCHLASIPLVVAYVAGQDQALKPRQAANYAILFTAGLFITIALIGIVCALLGRMLGDVGSYWKIVVGLVLIWVALGMLGVEKCNFSGSRLQRLNVKGLRGAFLLGLAYGVLSGSCTFGFIAPILAIITVQQQVLTGILLILLFALGHCLPIVVAGSSTALVRRLTENQSWIGSGGWFRKSAGVVIGLLGIYFIGSPFLIG; this is translated from the coding sequence ATGCTGACGCCATTTTTTCTCACTATCAACGACTGGATTACCAGCGCGACCTACCTTGCGGCATTGGGCTGTTTTCTCTGGGGGATGGTCAGCGTTCTTTTCAGCCCCTGCCATCTAGCCTCCATTCCGCTGGTCGTGGCCTACGTGGCCGGGCAGGATCAGGCCCTCAAGCCCCGGCAGGCCGCCAATTACGCCATTCTTTTTACCGCGGGGCTCTTCATCACGATCGCCCTGATCGGCATTGTCTGCGCGCTTCTGGGCCGGATGCTGGGGGATGTGGGCAGCTACTGGAAGATCGTGGTCGGTCTCGTTCTGATCTGGGTCGCCCTGGGGATGCTCGGGGTAGAGAAGTGCAACTTCTCCGGCAGCCGGCTGCAAAGACTGAACGTCAAGGGCCTGCGCGGCGCTTTTCTTCTGGGGCTTGCCTACGGGGTGCTTTCCGGCTCGTGCACCTTCGGCTTCATCGCCCCGATCCTGGCTATCATCACGGTGCAGCAGCAGGTGCTGACGGGGATCCTTTTGATCCTGCTTTTTGCCTTGGGCCACTGCCTTCCCATTGTGGTCGCCGGCAGCTCGACGGCGCTGGTGCGGCGCCTGACCGAGAACCAGAGCTGGATCGGCTCGGGGGGATGGTTCCGCAAGAGCGCCGGGGTCGTCATCGGCCTTTTGGGAATCTACTTCATCGGGAGCCCCTTCTTAATTGGATGA
- a CDS encoding DsrE family protein, whose product MIHVDIPVVLEKANVVFNMDHLAFAGDLPVGINYMYLLANRFKEMKTKGQIIGVFHGDAAYMTLNDEAYNAYRKVTTGNPYKELIAELIKQGVQIEECAVSMKNHTWGNDDLLPEVKVHSGAVGRLIQLIQEGYVQIQP is encoded by the coding sequence ATGATTCATGTTGATATCCCGGTGGTACTGGAAAAAGCAAATGTAGTTTTTAATATGGATCATCTGGCATTTGCTGGTGACTTGCCTGTAGGTATCAACTACATGTACCTCTTGGCAAACCGATTTAAGGAAATGAAAACCAAAGGGCAGATCATCGGCGTCTTTCACGGTGATGCAGCATATATGACGTTGAATGACGAGGCTTACAATGCTTACCGCAAAGTCACCACCGGCAATCCTTACAAAGAACTCATTGCCGAACTGATAAAACAGGGTGTGCAGATCGAAGAGTGCGCAGTTTCTATGAAGAACCATACATGGGGTAATGACGACCTTTTACCCGAGGTGAAGGTTCACTCAGGTGCTGTGGGTCGATTAATCCAATTGATACAGGAAGGTTATGTACAAATTCAGCCGTAG
- a CDS encoding 5'-nucleotidase C-terminal domain-containing protein translates to MKSRKILSIVQMNDSHAYFDLHQEMFWQRGQAVYRPAGGYARIATIVKQIRAENQGRILFCDCGDTMHGTYPALKTQGQALIHILNSLGLDAMTAHWEFAYGPKVFNQRVAELNYPMLANNIYDKETNKLVYPSYIIKEIGGLRIGLVGIASNIVDKTMPPSYSEGISFTLGRDELPPIVDTLRTQEKVDLIVLVSHLGFPQEMRLLSEVHGIDVCLSGHTHNRLYKPVLNGKTIVIQSGCHGSFLGRLDLEMDGGQIVDYRHRLIEVEAAIQPDPTADELIQQALAPYKNDLSEVVGETVTALNRGTTLEATMDNFLLQALLESTGAQLAFSNGWRYGAPIVPGKITLNDLYNIIPMNPPVSTGELTGEEIKEMLEENLERTFSCDPYNQMGGYVKRCLGLNVYFKVENPPGHRIQKLFAGDEEVQPGRYYTAAFVTPQGVPQKYGRNRENRSERIVDALRTYLGSHLPVFADLRGTFVAV, encoded by the coding sequence ATGAAGAGCAGAAAGATACTTTCAATAGTTCAAATGAACGACAGCCATGCCTATTTTGATTTGCACCAGGAGATGTTCTGGCAGAGAGGTCAGGCAGTCTATCGTCCTGCGGGCGGATATGCCCGAATCGCCACGATCGTAAAACAGATTCGGGCTGAAAACCAGGGGCGCATTCTCTTTTGCGACTGCGGTGATACAATGCACGGCACCTATCCTGCCCTAAAGACCCAGGGACAAGCTTTGATCCATATCTTGAATTCATTGGGGCTTGATGCGATGACGGCACACTGGGAATTTGCCTATGGTCCAAAGGTATTTAACCAGCGGGTCGCTGAACTCAATTATCCGATGCTGGCAAACAATATTTACGATAAAGAGACAAATAAGCTGGTCTATCCGTCGTATATCATAAAAGAGATTGGCGGATTACGGATCGGCCTTGTGGGGATCGCCTCAAATATTGTGGACAAGACCATGCCGCCTTCCTACAGCGAAGGCATATCCTTTACCCTGGGCAGGGATGAACTTCCGCCAATTGTCGATACGTTACGCACTCAGGAAAAGGTGGACTTAATCGTTTTGGTCTCGCACCTCGGGTTCCCTCAGGAGATGAGACTTTTGTCCGAGGTGCATGGCATAGATGTCTGTCTCAGCGGCCACACCCATAACCGTCTTTATAAACCGGTCCTTAATGGGAAAACTATTGTTATACAATCAGGCTGCCATGGTTCTTTTTTGGGTCGCCTGGATTTGGAAATGGATGGCGGACAAATCGTCGATTACCGGCACCGGTTGATCGAGGTTGAAGCAGCAATACAACCCGACCCCACAGCAGATGAACTGATACAACAGGCGCTCGCGCCCTATAAGAATGACCTCTCAGAAGTTGTCGGTGAAACTGTCACAGCGCTCAACCGGGGAACGACCCTGGAGGCCACTATGGACAATTTCCTCCTTCAGGCTTTACTCGAAAGCACCGGTGCCCAATTGGCATTTTCAAATGGCTGGCGCTACGGCGCACCGATAGTTCCCGGGAAGATAACCTTGAATGACCTTTACAACATTATCCCAATGAATCCGCCTGTCTCAACAGGAGAGTTGACGGGAGAGGAAATTAAGGAGATGTTGGAGGAGAATCTCGAAAGGACGTTTTCGTGCGACCCGTACAATCAAATGGGAGGTTATGTTAAGCGCTGTCTCGGTCTTAATGTCTACTTCAAGGTAGAGAATCCTCCAGGACACCGTATTCAAAAACTATTCGCAGGCGATGAGGAGGTGCAGCCCGGCCGGTATTACACAGCGGCATTCGTCACGCCGCAAGGGGTCCCTCAGAAATACGGCCGCAATCGCGAAAACCGGTCGGAACGGATCGTAGATGCGCTACGGACATACCTGGGCAGCCACCTCCCCGTTTTCGCAGACCTCAGGGGCACCTTTGTGGCAGTGTAA